In Zingiber officinale cultivar Zhangliang chromosome 9B, Zo_v1.1, whole genome shotgun sequence, the genomic window aTTATATTATAAGACAGATTATACCATATCAAACGTAGCTTAAGAAATCCCAAAGCTCGCGGtccaaaatattattattttatttaaaaaataatcataGAAACTTAAATTGGGATAATTTAACATTAACGGATTGGTTGggtcttaaattttatatatttttcagttTAAGAGCTTAAAATTTTTAgagaaatagttttaaaattgaaatgggtattttttatttaattaatattgggCCGGTGAAGTGGGATAAATCGGGTTCTCATGCTTATTGGACCGGGTCCAAAAAAGGACCAATGCCCCACCATATCCATAATCCATTCCCTCTGCTCACTCAGCTCGTGTTGCTGCTCTTTAGAACTCTCTAGAAACCTGCTTCTTTTGCTATTTCACTGCATTTCCCTTTCTCAGACACTTGCACGCTGCTCGAGACCAACCGCGTTGCCCTAATTTCGACGCCTAGCCGCCGCCGCTCTCATGGACGAGGACTTCGATCTCCCTGTCGACGAGGAGATTCCGGACGATGGTATGATGGACCTCCCCGATGACGAGAGCCCGACGCTCGACGTGGGCGAGGAGAAAGAGATCGGGAAGCAGGGGCTCAAGAAGAAACTCGTGAAGAAGGGAGATGGGTGGGAGACTCCCGAAGTAGGAGATGAGGTTGAAGGTATACACTTGATTGTAGAACTTTTCCTGCGGTTTTCTGTTTTTTGAGAAAACGCGAAAAAAATTGGATCATGATGAATTTATTTAAAGAGGGGGAAAAATTATATCTTGGGTGTTTGGTTCGCAGTGCACTACACCGGAACTCTGCTTGATGGCACGAAGTTCGATTCAAGCCGTGATAGCGGGACGCCGTTCAAGTTCAAGCTTGGTCAAGGTGGATATTTTACTTACTAGATCCGCTTCTGTACGTCTCTAATGGTTTGCTTGTTTGGTTTTACTGCAGAATAATGCGGTTAGTATGACACTTACATGTTGTGCTTTGCAACTAAACACAACCTTCAGTATGATGAAATGGCTAACTACTGATCTTCAAAAGCTAACTTGATTATGAACTAGCTGTAGATGTTTGCTATCACACTATTTCTTAGCTAATGAATGGTTCCTTTATCAAAGCAATCCTGCTGGTATTCTTTCTTTTGCGTTGTGTTTTACTGTCTTGAATCCTTGCACTTCCACTTTCTAGGAAAGAATTATTGTATAAGGTTCCAGATTATGAAGTTATTAAAGGCCTTGGAAGCTTTGCTTTGCCAAGGTCGCCACCATGCTCATCAACTTGTGGTTGTCTCAACTATTTGGGGTCAGCTAAGTCGTTGTTCAGGTCCTGGATTCAAAACCAGCCTTCACCAAAATGTGGGCTTGCTCCCAAATTCATTTATCTAAAAAAAATGTATGTATTTGTTACATCTGTGGATATGTACATCTATACTCTGTAGATTTTGCTATTTAAAGGTTTTGGTTTGGCCACGATTTAGCAATATGCAAATATAGTTAGATCCCTTTCTTAAAAGGTTAAACTTTTAGGATACTGATAATTTTACAAAATGATTTAAAGAGCAAGAGGTCCTTTTTCACATGTTGGTAATGCCAACTTAATAAACAAAGAGCACATTTCCAATTACATTTATGCTGCATGCTGAACTTGGAACAGGGAGTTTTAAGAATAAATAATTATGGTTTAAGCTTTTTCTtgaaagcttatgcttttagaaTATATGGCTGTTCAATCAAGTCTGCCATTTGCACTCTTCTTAGATATACTTAGTTCTCCACATCCAAGTTACTGCTAATCTCAAATTCAGTAAGAAACTAATTGTGCTAATTTccatttattttatgatcttgtaGGCCAAGTCATCAAGGGATGGGATCAAGGTATAAAAACTATGAAGAAGGGTGAAAATGCCATCTTCACCATACCTCCAGAACTGGCTTATGGAGAATCTGGTTCTCCTCCAACTATCCCACCCAATGCCATTCTTCAATTTGATGTTGAGCTGCTGTCATGGTCTAGCGTTAAGGATATATGCAAAGATGGCGGTATAATCAAGAAAATCCTGAAGGCAGGAGAAAAATGGGAGAATCCCAAAGATCTGGACGAAGTGCTTGGTACATTCACTTTTATTTTGATTCTCAATAGTTTTCATTTTGTGTGCTTTCAAGATCTAAAGGTGAAAATATTCTCTATTTAGTCAAATATGAAGCACGCCTTGAGGACGGGACTGTGATCTCAAAGTCAGAGGCAGTAGAGTTTACTGTTAAAGATGGTTTGTATAACACTGTTTGATTAGTCCTATTCAAATGCtgtttttttatttctaagtcaAACATGTTGCCTGGACCAGGTTTCTTTTGTCCTGCATTATCTAAAGCTGTAAAGACGATGAAGAAGGCCGAAGAGGTGCTTCTCACAGTGAGACCACAATGTAAGTTAGACTGAAATGTTTTAGGACATTCATACAACAGTTTTAATACATTGTCATGCACAAATTTTATCATTTTGAATAATGTCTTGGAGCACAGATGCATTTGGTGAGAAGGGCAGACCAAGTTCTGGTACTGATGGAGCTGTGCCACCAAATTCAAGTCTCTTTGTGGAGCTTGAGTTGGTTTCTTGGAAGACAGTTACAGAGATAGGGGATGATCAAAAGATAATTAAGAAGATTCTTAAAGAAGGAGAAGGTTATGATCGACCAAAGGAAGGAGCAGTCGCGACAGGTTACAACCCTGAAGTCATGATGCTTAGTGCACATAGCTCTTGATCACATGTAAATCTCTTCAATTTTTATTTCATCATTTACAGTGAAATTTATTGGAAAACTACAAGATGGGACAGTTTTTGTGAAGAAGGGTTATGATGAAGAGGAACCATTTGAATTCAAGACCGATGAAGGTGTCATTTGCACTTTAACTTTTCATTTTTCTTCAGCATTATGCTCACTTGAATTGTTGACTGATATTTCCTCATGACAGAGCAAGTTATCGAGGGTCTTGACCTAGCAGTGGCAACTATGAAGAAGGGAGAAATCGCTTTGGTAACTATACCACCTGAGTATGCATTCTTGTCCACTGAGTCAAAGCAGGACCTCGCCGTTGTTCCTCCTAACTCCACTGTTATTTATGAGGTCGAGCTTGTATCGTTTGTGAAGGTAGTTATAGCTTCTCAACCACATATATGTGGGCATCTCGTTTTATTTCTTGGAGTTGAGAACTATGTTATACATGTGGGCATTTCATTTTACTTCTTGGAGTTGAGAACTTTGTTATACATAAGATGTTCAAATTCAGTTCTTTCCTAACAATATAAGATTTTTGAGATAGCTGGTACCAAATCATAATTCCGAAGCACATATAACTTCAATTACTCTGTTACCTAATTTGTTTTGTCTTATTTTCATGTTCTACAATATAAGCCTTCGAGATAATTTTTTGAATCATAATTTCGAAGCACATAACATAGCTTCCAATTATTCTGGTAGATTATTGGTTTTGTTATTTTCATTATTTAACTATACATGCAAATCCCATCGATATTTGACTTGCACTTTCTTGAATAGTTCTATTATTTAGGCTAAATTAAGTTGATGAGACAGCGAACATGGTGTCAAAAATTTACAATATGAATAGTCCTGATTGCCATTGCTCTTTGGTTATTTTATCATGGGGAGAATCTTTAAAAAATCTCACTCCATATTAATCTTCAGGAGAAAGAGTCATGGGACATGAACACTGAAGAGAAGATTGAAGCAGCTGCTAAGAAAAAAGAAGAGGGAAATGCACTCTTCAAATTGGGAAAATATGCTAGAGCTTCCAAGAGATATGAAAAGGTCTTCATACGACAACTTTTTCCTCATTCCCTTTCCCTATTTACTCGCAAGTTTCACCCTTGCTCTTACTTTCTTGGTGGACAGGGTGAAAAGTTTGTTGAGCATGATAGCTCATTCGGTGACGATGAAAAGAAACAATCTAGAGCTTTAAAAGCAGCATGCAATCTCAATAATGCAGCATGTAAATTGAAGCTTAAAAACTACAAAGAGGCAGAAAAGCTTTGTTCTAAGGTATTCAGATAACTACATTACTAACTCATTATCTTATTCACTGTTTTATATTTACTAAACGCAGAAATATTCACACACTAGGTACTGGAGTTGGAAAGCAGAAATGTTAAGGCCCTGTATAGGAGGGCCCAAGCTTATATTCAGCTTGCTGATTTAGATCTTGCAGAGTTGGACATCAAGAAGGCACTTGAAATTGATCCTGAGAACAGGTCAGTATCCATgcatttctttttctgattttattGATCAGTGTTAAATGGTCATTATCAGTACCAGACTCGCTGATGGTTTGCCGTCATAGGGATGTGAAAATTGAGTACAAAGCTTTGAAGGAGAAGGTTAGAGAATATAACAAGAAGGAAGCCAAGTTTTACGGCAACATATTCGCCAAAATGAGCAAATAGGTGTAAGCGGAAGCTGACCCACCACCAGCAATTGTCCTCAAATGCCAACTAATTTACGCCCATCTCTTTTTGGTGGTGATACACGCTGTTGGAAACTAAAGAGCTTTTAAGATGTTATCAATGGCAACCTTAATCTTCTTTGTCGGTTGTTCTGTCATTAGGAGTCTTCTAAGTTGATGTTATGAACTTTTATGTACCTGAATGGTATTAATAGCTCAACTCTTGAAAGACTTAAATATCTTAATGGTTCATAATGAGATTCAGTGGCTTTTCAATTCGAAGTACTTTTGCATCTTGTTTATTGCATGAACCATTAAGAGTATTTTTATCTGTTTACTTATTATATCTTCTCATTTACTAGGTGATTATAAGCTGATTCTCTGGGTTATGACTGCGTTTGGGGAGAGGTAATTAATCTTGgattatataattatattataagATTGATTATTAAGATTATATTATAAAGATTGATTTTGTTTGGTATATTTAAATGTAATTTAGattataaaagataataattttaataatttataatataaggttaatattatataattcaattataatataattataagatttgatatattatatgtctttagttcatttttttttatcaatcccGCATCTCATGGACGTCATATTCCCGCATAAAGGAAGAGTGGAATTTGTGAAAGTAATGGATTCTTTCTCCGTTAACCCGCATCCGATAAGTCGGAGAAACAGAGGCGGATTCCTTTCTTCTGTATCCGCATCCGATGAGTCGGAGAAAGAGAGAGATGACTCGAATGCTTATCACACCACACGCAGCGTAAAACCCTCGTTGTCTTCGGAGATCGCGCACATGGACTCCCTTCGCCGCATCGCCCGCCGTCCGATCGGGTGCCGCTTCTTCTCGGCCAGGACATTCGATCCACCGCCTTATGCTTCTCGCCGCCGCGTTGTCGTCACCGGTGAGCTACTCGTTTTCTCCCTCGTCCTCCACGTCCCGTTCCCATCGTCTGCTCTCCAGCCGTGACTTCGCCCCTTGATTAGGTCTGGGCATGATCACACCCCTCGGATGCGGCATTGAGACGACGTGGCGCCGACTGGTGGAGGGACAATGCGGCATCCGTGCGCTTTCGCCGGCAGACCTCAAGATGGACAGCTTTGACGAGGCCACGATGATGCACACTTTCGAGCAGCTGACGTCGAAGGTGGCGGCAATCGTGCCCTGTG contains:
- the LOC122024653 gene encoding 70 kDa peptidyl-prolyl isomerase-like; this encodes MDEDFDLPVDEEIPDDGMMDLPDDESPTLDVGEEKEIGKQGLKKKLVKKGDGWETPEVGDEVEVHYTGTLLDGTKFDSSRDSGTPFKFKLGQGQVIKGWDQGIKTMKKGENAIFTIPPELAYGESGSPPTIPPNAILQFDVELLSWSSVKDICKDGGIIKKILKAGEKWENPKDLDEVLVKYEARLEDGTVISKSEAVEFTVKDGFFCPALSKAVKTMKKAEEVLLTVRPQYAFGEKGRPSSGTDGAVPPNSSLFVELELVSWKTVTEIGDDQKIIKKILKEGEGYDRPKEGAVATVKFIGKLQDGTVFVKKGYDEEEPFEFKTDEEQVIEGLDLAVATMKKGEIALVTIPPEYAFLSTESKQDLAVVPPNSTVIYEVELVSFVKEKESWDMNTEEKIEAAAKKKEEGNALFKLGKYARASKRYEKGEKFVEHDSSFGDDEKKQSRALKAACNLNNAACKLKLKNYKEAEKLCSKVLELESRNVKALYRRAQAYIQLADLDLAELDIKKALEIDPENRDVKIEYKALKEKVREYNKKEAKFYGNIFAKMSK